The Paenibacillus sp. FSL R7-0345 DNA segment ACCTCCATGAAGCTGGTGCCTGTATCCACACTGGATGAGGCGCTGGATTACATGACCAAGCTGCCGGCTACATCATCACCGGCGGCTTGAGATAGTCAGCGTACAGGTCAGCCCGCTGCGGGTTAGTGAATGCTCCTGCGTAGGCGGCAGCTGCCCGGAGGTCACGGTCCAATCCGGGATGGGAGAACTGCGAGGGTGAGAGGACAACAGGCCAGGCCGCGGTCTGCTTCATCTTTTTGAGCAGCTTGCGGCCGCTTTCCCGGAAGCCGAGCACGCGGATATATCCGGGGCCGCCGGCTAAGAGGGACGGAGCCAGCTCAGCTCTGCTGTGATTTAATAAGGTATGAACAAGCAGACGCTGCAGGCGGGTATGCGTGTAGCGTTTGCTTTTTAGCGCATCCAGGAGTCCGCTTACGGTGAATTGATGCAGGTGCGGCAATACCTTGAGCAGCCGGTTCTCGAGCCCCTCATTCATATCCTGGAGCTCCCGCAGCTCTTCGGCGGTCCGGGTTACGAGGACGTGGCGCAGCTGGCTGCGGAAGTCCTCGAGACTAACCGGGCCTCTGCCGGCCGCATGCTCCCTTTCCAGAATGGACATGCTATATTCCGGCATGTATGCCGCCGGAGAGCCGCCCTCCAGCAGCAGCCGGCGGATCGCCGTCGCGCTGGCGATGGACGACCCGCCCTGCAGCGGGTCGTGGAACCCCGCGCCGGTGCGCGGCACGGTGAGGGGCCTGATCGCGCTGCCGAGCCGGCGCAGCGCGATCAGGTAGTGCAGGCCGAGGCTGTTGTTGGGCTGCCGCAGCAGCGCCTCGGCCTGGGCCGGACTTCCGTGCCTGCCGGGAGTCCGGGACCACACGGCCGCCGCAGCTGCGCTGTAGGCGGCCGGGAAGCCCGCTCCGAGCGCCAGGCGGCGGCGGAGCTCCTCCTGCAGCTCGCTGCTCTCATCGGCCAGGAACTCCGCCAGCCCGAGCAGCTCGCTTAAATGGCCTGCTTCGGAGCCGAAGCACAGGCTGTCGATGGCCCCGGTCGCTTCCAGCAGTGAGACTGCTCCGAAGGCGAACCATTCGGCCGGCTGCAGGGCGTAGCCGACCGGCAGCTCCAGCACGAGGTCGGCGCCCATATGCAGCGCCATCTCCGTGCGGGCCTGCTTGCTCACCGCCGCCGGCTCGCCGCGCTGGGTGAACGGGCCGCTCATCACCACGATGGAGGTGTCTGCACCGGACAGTCTTTTGGCCTCATTAAAATGATGGACATGGCCGTTATGTAAAGGATTGTATTCCGCGATGATGCCGACAGTAGTCACTGGACGTGTCACTCCAAATCGTATTTGATATATTGGGTTAATAGTTATATCATAAGTTGTCCCGGTTATCGAAACAATATAAAGGAAAAATGGTTGACAAACTTCGGTAATTCTAGGTATAATAATTTTTGTTTGTTTGGAGTGATGAATATGAAGATTCACTTTCGCAAATTGGCTAATGCCGATGAGCCCCTGCATCTCCATGAAACACTGGATATCAGCGAGCTTGTCAAAGGGCGGAAGGATATACTTGCTGTTGCACCGCTTACAGTGAACCTTAAAGCGCTGCCCGCGGGAACCGATAGTGTGAACGTGGTGGGAACATTGGAAGGGAATGTGGACATGTTATGTGCACGTTGCCTCAGCGAGGTTAACAGCAAATTGAACATTCCTTTTGCTGAAACATTCAAATGGCTTAAGCAGCCGCTTCTTCCAGAAGACGAAGATGACGAAATCATCTACGTTGAGGACGAGATTGTGGATCTTGTTCCTTACGCGGAAGAAAACTTCGTACTGCACTTACCGGATTCGGTATTGTGCAAGGCAGACTGTCTTGGTCTTTGTCAGACATGTGGACAAAATTTGAACGAAGGCACCTGCAGTTGCGACAACACAGTAGTCGATCCCCGGCTTGCTGCGTTGAAAGGATTCTTTACCAAGCAAGATGACTAAGAACAAATCCCGGGTTATAACGGGTCAAACACAAATTCAGGAGGCTGATAATCATGGCAGTACCACAACGCAGAACGTCCAAAACTCGCCGCGACAAACGTCGCACTCACTTCAAACTGGTAGTACCAGGTATGGTGAAATGTGAACAATGCGGAGAGCTGAAACTGGCTCACCACGTATGCAAAGTTTGCGGAACTTACAAAGCTAGAGAAATCATCAAACAATAGTTTGTGATAGGGAATAGCACTTCATCTTAGGGTGGGGTGCTATTTTTTATGGGCGGAAGAGTTTTTCGGTACCTGATTGGATTTTTGTCACTTCATTTCACACATTAACTGGATTTTATTGATAAGTTGTTGTAAAATCGCAGCTGATTTTAGCCCGAAATCCGCTTTGGGTGCTCAAACTGTGGAATTAAGTGACGTTTTTCCAATCGAGCTTCTCTTTAATGCGTTCATCCCGGATTTAGTTGATCATTACCCGCTTACCCCGGCTGATAGTGCGCTGTAGAATCATTTCTTTGGGAATGCCGATCGGCAATAGTTTAGAACTTCTCAGAAAACATTGGAATGGTGGTAGAAAGGGTTACTTTCGCACAAATTTTAATGACTGCAGCGGTGGGAAACGCTCACTAAATCAGACAGTCAGTCTACACTTGAGTCTAACGGACACCAGCGCCTTTATTTTCACCAAAAGAGGGTGATTTCCCGTCTAACGGGCCGTAGTGTGCTTATTACCTATTCTAAAGCTGTTTTTTAAGTTGATGTTAGCTATTAACGGCGCTGGTGTCCGTTAGCCTGCTAAAAAGGGCATATCATCACAAATAAAGGCCGCTCAGTCCGTTACATCCGGTGGAGTATCAGGTGGCTGCAGATGTCGATTCCTCAAAACTCGTGCAGCCGGCACGAGTTAGTCCCGTTTCATACATAACAACATTCCGCTATTTACCGCTTGATCCCCAGCTTGCCGGTATCCTGTATTGGAGCTGACCCGCCAGGCGGAGGACGACTCGTGAATGTAACTTTCATGTCAATGCTTTATTTTTGGCGGCTGATGCTTTATACTACATATTAGTACCAGGTTCTAAAATGAAATTTTAACCATAACAGCTATGATGACAGCGGCCTTTCCGCGGCCGGATGCTTTTTTCACGATATAAGAATACTAAGGCATATTGCCATAAATCATTTTTATATTCCATGCTATTGCGATAGACCTTCCGCTTCCGGATGGTCCAGCCGTTGTAGCCCCGAGCATGTGCCAGGAGGTGAGCCGCCATAGAGCGGATGTCCAAGAAAGAGCGCCAGCAGAAGCTGCTGCAGATCATAGACGGCAATCCCTTTGTGACAGACCGGGAGCTGACCCGGCAGCTCAAGGTGAGCATCCAGACAATCCGGCTGGACAGGCTGGAGCTGGGAATACCGGAACTGCGAGAACGGATGAAGCAGATGGCAGAGCACTCCTATGATCAGGTCCGCTCATTGCCGCCTGATGAAGTGGTCGGTGATATTGTTGATCTGCAGCTGGATAAGAGCGGTATTTCCATATTCGAGATCCGTGATGAGCATGTTTTTTCCAGAAACGGGATCGCCCGCGGCCATTATGTGTTTGGCCAGGCGAATTCGCTGGCGGTAGCTGTAATCAACGACGAGATTGCGCTGACGGCTTCCGCCGATATCCGGTTTGTGCGGATGGTGCGGCTCGGAGAGAAATGTATTGCCAAAGCGCAGGTGCGTTCGCTTGCCGGCCGGGGCGGCAAGGCCGAAGTGGACGTGTTTACGTATGTAGGAGAAGAGTTAGTGTTTCAGGGACATTTCATAGTGTACCGCTCTGCAGTTGAAGAAAACAGCGAAGGGGGAAACCGCAATGCTGATCGCCATTGATGCCATGGGCGGAGATAACGCACCTGAATGTAATGTGGAAGGTGCGTTATCTGCGGCCGCAGAATGGAGCGATACCCAGCTGGTGCTGGTTGGCGACGAAGCCAGGCTTGCACCGCTGCTGAAGAATAAGCCTTCCAATGTGACAGTTCGTCATGCGGGTGAGGTGATCGGTTCAGATGATGAACCGGTGAAGGCGGTACGCCGTAAAAAGGATTCATCGATGGTGGTAGCCGGCAGAATGGTGCGCGAAGGCGAAGCTGATGCCATGATTTCTTCCGGGAATACCGGGGCGCTGATGACTACCGGGCTGCTGGTGGTGGGCAGGATGGACGGTATAGAACGTCCTGCGCTGGCCCCGATGATTCCGACACTTGATGATGTCGGCGTGCTGGCACTGGATCTCGGAGCCAATATGGATGCCAAACCGCACCACCTGGCCCAGTATGCGCTTATGGGCAGCATCTACCGCAGCAAGGTGCACGGAATTGCCAGACCCCGCGTCGGCCTCCTCAATGTGGGCACAGAGCCGGGCAAAGGCAATGAGCTGACCAAGGAAGCTTATCCGCTGCTAGAAGCGCTGCCGGGCATTCATTTTGTCGGCAATGTGGAAGCGCGCGATGTGCTTACAGGCGCATGTGATGTGCTTGTATGCGACGGCTTTGCCGGAAATATCCTGCTCAAGACACTGGAGGGAACGGCCGGAGCAATGTTCTCCCTCCTCAAGGAGCAGTTCAGCAAGTCCCTCAAAACAAAGCTCGGTGCAGCCATTCTGATGCCGGAGCTGCGAAGTCTCAAAGGCAAAATGGATTACAAGGAACACGGCGGTGCGCCGCTTCTCGGCCTAAGCGGTCTGGTCGTAAAGGGCCACGGCTCCTCAGACGGCAACGCTGTGAAGAATGCGGTCAGACAGGCGCGGATTGCGCTGCAGGCGGGCCTAGTGTCCAGCATATCCAAGGAAATTAGCGGGAAGTGAGTGACGATATGAATCAGTTGCGTTCAGTAGGGATTATCGGTACAGGAAAATATGTGCCCGAGCAAATATTGACTAACAGCGATCTTGAAAAGATAGTCGAAACAAATGATGAATGGATTGTCAGCCGCACAGGTATCCGTGAACGGCATATTGCGGCGCCGCATGAGGCGACTTCGGATCTTGCCTATGAAGCTGCGCTGAAGGCGCTGGAATCTGCAGGGATGAAAGCCGAAGATCTGGACCTTATTATTATTGCTACTATTACTCCTGACACATCGTTCCCGTCCACAGCCTGTATTCTGCAGGATAAGCTGGGAGCCAAGAGTGCAGCAGCTTTTGACTTGTCGGCGGCTTGCTCCGGCTTTGTTTACAGCCTTGCTACGGCTACAAGCTTTATTAAGACCGGAATGTATAATAATGCGCTGGTTATCGGTGCGGACACGCTTTCGCGGATTACCGATTATACCGACCGCAACACCTGTGTCCTGTTTGGTGACGGTGCGGGTGCGGTAATTCTCGGTGAGGTTCCCGAAGGACGCGGGTTCCAGTCGTTTGACCTGGGAGCAGAAGGCGCAGGCGGCAGTCTGCTGAAGCTGGAAGCGGGCGGCTCGCGTCTGCCGGCATCTAATCAGACGATTGAAGACAAGAAGCATTTCATTTATATGAACGGCCGTGAAGTGTTCAAGTTTGCTGTGCGGGTAATGGGGACAGCAACGGAACGTGTACTTACCAAGGCGGGGCTAAGCAAGGAAAACATCGATCTGTTTGTACCGCATCAGGCGAACATCCGGATTATCCAATCCGCGATGCAGCGTCTGGATCTGCCGGAAGAGAAATGCGTAATCAATGTAGACCGTTACGCTAACACTTCCGCAGCTTCGATTCCGCTTGCCCTGGTTGAGGCGGCAGAGGAAGGTCGGATGAAGGAAGGCGACACCGTGCTGATGGTCGGCTTCGGCGGCGGACTTACCTGGGGAGCTTCCGTATTGATCTGGTAAACGAATAATGATTCCGGTGTACCGGCGGCTGCGGACAGCAGCGAAGCGGTACATGGGTTACGTGAAGGAGTCCGTACAATGGGTAAAATTGCATTTGTCTTTCCCGGTCAGGGTGCGCAGGCAGTCGGTATGGGTAAGGATGTATATGACGCACTGCCGCAAAGCCGTGCTGTATTTGATAAAGGTGACGAGGTGCTCGGATTTTCACTGAGCCGGCTTGTATTTGAAGGGCCGGACAGCGAACTGAAACAGACTGTGAATACACAGCCTGCTCTTGTTACAGCAAGTGTTGCCTACCTTGAAGCGCTTGGCGTCAAGGGACTGAAGCCGGATTATGTTGCCGGCCACAGCCTTGGCGAATACAGCGCCCTGGTGGCTGCCGGTGTCCTTTCTTATGAGGATGCTGTACAGCTTGTCCGGCTGCGCGGACGCTTTATGGAAGAAGCGGTTCCGGGCGGACAGGGGGCAATGGCTGCTGTACTCGGCGCAGAACGTGAGGCGCTTGCCGGGCTGTGCCGCAGCATTACCGCTGAAGGTAATATTGTTGAGCTGGCCAATGTTAACTGCCCGGGACAGATTGTTGTATCCGGTTCGCAGGCAGGTGTCAGTGCTGTGGTGGAACGGGTTAAGGAAGCCGGCGGCAAGCGGGCGATTCCGCTTGAAGTCAGCGGACCGTTCCACTCTTCAATGATGAAGGAAGCTGCGGAGCGTCTGGCTGCTGAACTGCAGCGTGTAACCTTTACCGCTCCTGCTGTGCCTGTAGTGGTCAATGTAACTGCCGCACCTGTAACTGATCCTGAGGAAATCCGTGAGCTGCTTGTCCGTCAGGTATATTCACCGGTCCTCTGGCAGGACAGCGTGGAATGGCTGATCGCAAACGGCGTGGATACTTTTGTAGAGATCGGCTCCGGCAGCGTGCTGGCCGGCCTGATCCGCAAGATCGACAAGACAGTCAAGGTAATCGGCATTAACAGTCTGGAAAGTGTGCAGGCTGAAGTATAACTGCCGAAACCTATCACAGGCATATGAAGGAAAGGGGAATATACAATGTTCTCAGCATTACAAGGCCAGACGGCGCTCGTCACCGGCGGCTCCCGCGGGATTGGACGCAGCATTGCGCTGGCACTGGCGGAGCAAGGCGTGAAGGTGGCCGTGAACTATTCCGGCAGTGAAGCTGCTGCGCAGGAGACTGTTGCACGGATCGCCGAGCTGGGCTCGGAGGGCATCGCCCTTAAGGGGAATGTCGGTATCAGTGAACAGGCGGAGAACCTCGTCAAAGAGGTGATCAATACCTGGGGCAGAATCGACATTCTGGTTAACAATGCCGGTATTACCCGTGATAATCTGATTATGCGTATGAAGGAAGAAGAATTTGATCAGGTTATTGAAACCAACCTCAAAGGTGTGTTTAACTGTCTTAAGGCTGTTACACGTCCGATGATGAAGCAGCGCTACGGCCGGATCATTAATATTTCTTCCGTTGTAGGCGTAACCGGAAACCCGGGTCAGATCAATTATACCGCCGCCAAGGCAGGGGTAATCGGGATGACCAAATCGGCGGCGCGGGAGCTGGCTTCCCGCGGGATCACCGTGAATTGCATTGCTCCCGGGTTCATTGATACCGATATGACCCGTGAGCTGTCCGATGAAGTCCGCAGCGAGCTGGTGAAGGGGATTCCCCTTGCCCAGCTAGGGCGGCCGGAGGACATTGCTAACACGGCTGTATTTTTGGCCTCGCAGGGGGCAGCTTATATGACAGGCCAGACACTCCATGTGGACGGCGGCATGTACATGTAAGGCTTAAAGCAAACTTTGAGCAGCTATGGAGGAAACGGGAAGAGGCGGCCGGAAAGCGTTTTTTATGCTCTATGGTATTTTGACTTCATATCTCGTATAATACCAAAAGAGGAGGTGAACCGGATGTCCGATGTATTGGAGCGTGTAAAACGCATTGTCATCGACCGCTTAGGTGCCGATGAAGCAGAGGTAACATTAGAAGCGTCTTTCAAAGATGATTTGGGTGCTGATTCTCTTGATGTAGTAGAATTGGTTATGGAATTGGAAGATGAATTCGACATGGAAATCTCTGATGAAGATGCAGAGAAGATTACGACCGTGGGTGAAGTTGTGAAGTACATACAATCTCATACCTAGAGTCATATGATTGAGGGTCCCGCCCCCCTGGGGACGGGATTCTCCTCATTTTACACATCATTTGCAAGTCTGAAGGCTGCCAAGCGCACCTTTAACCGGGGAAAATTACAGAACCGCAGGCAGACAAGCTTTGGCGGGGATTGCAGTTTATATAGAGATTTTAAAGAGCAGTGCTTCGTTATTATGAAGTATACAGCCTACAGATGGGGTGATTGCGTTTGAGTCATAGAGTAGTTGTTACCGGTATGGGCGTGATAACGTCCCTGGGCAAGGATCTGGATACGTTCTGGGAGAGCCTGATGAACGGCAAATCCGGAGTATCCACGGTGGATGCCTTTGATGTCAGTGATTATACTACGAAGATTGCTGCTTCAATTAAGGATTTCGATGCGGAAGAGCGTTTCGGCCGCAAGGAAGCCCGTAAGATGGACCGGTTCGTGCAGTTTGCGGTAGCCGCCGGTGAGGAAGCGCTGAAGGACAGCGGACTCAAGATCGGTGAGGATATTGATGCAGAGCGGATCGGCGTATCTGTCGGCTCCGGTATCGGCGGTCTGGGAACATGGGAAGACAATCACAACCTGCTGCTCGAAAAAGGGCCTAAGCGGGTGAGCCCGTTCTTCATTCCGATGATGATTGCCAATATGGGCTCCGGACAGCTGTCGATCAACCTCGGCGCCAAAGGGCCTAACACTACGACCGTTACTGCTTGTGCAACAGGAAGCCACTCCATCGGAGAATCCTTCCGGCTGATCCAGCGCGGCGATGCTGATGCAATGATCTGTGGCGGTTCGGAAGCGACGATTCGTCCGACAGGTATGGCCGGTTTCTGCGCAATGCGGGCAATGTCGACCCGTAACGACGAGCCTGAGAAGGCAAGCCGCCCGTTTGACATTGGCCGTGACGGCTTTGTAATGGGTGAAGGCGCCGGCATTCTGATCTTGGAATCGCTTGAGCATGCTGAGAAGCGCGGAGCGAAGATCTATGCCGAAGTGATCGGTTACGGTCTCAGTGCCGATGCCCATCACATGACAGATCCGGACCCTGACGGTGCAGCACGCTGCATGAAGATGGCCATCCGTGACGCCGGAATTAATCCGGAGGATATTGATTATATCAACGCACACGGAACATCTACGCCTGCAGGCGACAAGTCGGAAACGACTGCCGTGAAGAAGGCGCTTGGAGATCATGCTTATAAGGTAGCAATCAGCTCGACGAAGTCGATGACCGGGCATCTGCTTGGTGCAGCCGGCGGCGTTGAAGCAATCATCTGCGGTCTTTCCCTGCAGAAGAATATGATTGCACCTACCATTAACCTGGACAACCAGGACCCTGAGTGCGACCTGGATTACGTTCCGAATGTTCCGCGTGAAGCGGATCTCAACGTCGTTATGTCCAACTCGTTCGGATTTGGGGGACATAACGCTACCGTTATTCTCAAAAAATACAAACAGTAAGGGGAGAACAGTGCAGTGAAAGGAGACCTGAAGCAGTTACAAAGCCAACTTCAAATCCAATTTCACGATCCTGTACTCCTGAAGCAGGCCTTTACCCATGCATCCTATGTTAACGAACACCGTTTCAACCAGCATCAGGACAATGAGCGTCTGGAATTTCTGGGCGATGCCGTGCTGGAGCTTACGGTTTCCGAATATTTGTACAACCTGCTGCCGGACAGGCCTGAGGGAGAATTGACCAAGCTGAGAGCCGCAATTGTATGCGAGCCTTCGCTGGTCAAATTTGCCGAGAGCCTGGGCTTCGGGCGTTTTGTACTGCTGGGCAAAGGGGAAGAACTTACGGGCGGACGAACCCGCCCGGCCTTGCTGGCCGATGTGTTTGAATCCTTCGTGGGAGCGCTTTATCTTGATCAGGGCCTGGAGACAGTGCGCCGCTTTCTGGATAATCATGTATTCCCGCTGGTGGAGACGGACGGCAAGCTGCAGATGCAGATGAGCGATTTCAAAACAGAGCTTCAGGAGCTGATACAGCATCACGGTTTAGGTACTCTGGAATATCGGATTATTGAAGAGCGTGGACCGGCGCATGAGCGTGAGTTCGTTTCTGAGGTGTACATGGCCAGCCAGTCGCTGGGCAGAGGCAACGGCCGTTCCAAGAAGGAAGCGGAACAGCAGGCAGCGGCAGCGGCGCTATTGCGTTTGAAGGAAGACGGTGCTTAAAACTGTAGTTGCAATCGTACAAGATAAGGCTACTCCAGGCAATTAGCGGAGGAGAGCAGCAATGGTCTGAATGCCGGCGTTTTGGCGGAGGTCAGACCTTTGCTGCTCTTTTTCGGTTTGTGATTCTGCATGCATGTACAGGACCTGTTTGAGGGGTTATTTCAGAAACGCTATGTTATAATAGGTCAGAGGTGATAGGCAAGATATGTTTTTGAAACGGATCGAATTGGCTGGCTTTAAATCATTTGCCGACAAGACGGAAATGGAGTTTGTGCGCGGCATCACGGCTGTAGTAGGGCCAAACGGCAGCGGCAAAAGCAATATTTCCGACGGAATCCGCTGGGTGCTTGGTGAACAGAGCGCCAAATCGCTGCGCGGGGGCAAGATGGAAGATATTATTTTTGCCGGAAGTGATGCCCGTAAAGCGGTGAACTATGGCGAGGTTTCACTTACTCTGGATAATGAGGATCATGTGCTGCCGCTGGATTTCAGTGAGGTCACAGTGACCCGGCGGGTGCACCGCAGCGGTGAAAGTGAATATCTGATCAATAAGCAATCGTGCCGGCTGAAGGATATTACAGAGCTTTTTATGGATACCGGCATCGGGCGTGAGGCTTATTCTATTATCGGACAAGGCCGCATCGAAGAGATTCTCAGCACCCGTTCTGAGGACCGGCGCGGGATTTTTGAAGAGGCCTCAGGTATTGTTAAATATAAATCGCGTAAAAAAGACGCCGGACGCAAGCTGGATGAGACGGAGCAGAACCTTTTGCGCATCCATGACCTGATCAGTGAGCTGGAGGACCAGATTGGTCCGCTGAAGGATCAGTCCGAGAAGGCGATTCGTTATAAAGAGCTGCGCGAGAACCTCAAGCAGCAGGAAATCTCAGTCTATGTTCATCAGATTGAAGGCATTCATACAGCCTGGAAAGAAGGAACTGCCCGGCTTGAGGTGCTTACTAAGGAACAGCTGGAGCTCTCCACCATTGTCTCGGCCCATGATGCCAAGCTGGAAAGCGGCCGGGCTGAGCTGCGGGCACTGGAGGAGCAGGTAGAGAAGCTGCAGGAGCAGCTGCTGCGCTACAGTGAAGCTTATGAGAAGAGCGAAGGCTATGGAGAAGTGCTCAAGGAGCGCAAGAAGAACCTGGAAGCGAACCGTGAACAGCTGCTGGCCACGCTGGGTTCCGTAGGTGAACGTTCGGCAGACCGGCAGCGTGAGCTGGCTGAGCTGGAGCAAAAGCTGCAGCAGGCCCGTCAGGCGCTGGAAGATCTTCGCAGACAGCTGGCCGATGAAGAGTCCAGACTGGAGGGCGTTGCCGGCGGCATCAGCCAGAGCAAGGAGGAGCAGCTCAAAAGCGCCTTGCTTGAGCTGATGAATCTGATGGCCCAGGCCCGTAATGAGATCCGCTATGCGGACCAGCAGAAAGAAAGCCTGGAGCGGCGGATGAGCCGCAGCGCTGAAGAAAGCGGTAAATGGGCTGCCCGTCTGGCGGAGCTGTCCCTTTCCCAAAAAGCGCTAAAGGACAAGATTGCCCGGCTGGGTAATGAGATTGCCAATCTGCGCAACAGCTATATTACTGAGAGTGAGCAGACCAACAAACGGCATAAGCTGATTGAAGAAACCCAGTCGGGTCTGCGCAAATGGGAGCAGAAGCGTGAAGCGCAGGTGTCCAGGCATGAAACGATGAAGGAAATGCAGGATGACTACGATGGCTTTATGATCGGCGTTAAGGAAGTGCTTAAGGGCGCCCGCAAAGGCCAGCTGAGCGGTGTACATGGCGCAGTAGCCGAGCTCATTTCCGTACCTGAGCGGCTGGAAATGGCGGTGGAAACCGCGCTGGGTGCTTCACTGCAGCATGTAGTCATGGAGAATGAAGCGGTATCCCGCCAGGCGATTGCTTTCCTGAAGCAGCGCCAGCTGGGCCGGGCTACCTTCCTTCCGCTGGATGTCATCCGGCCGCGCCAGATTAGCGGCAGTGACCGCAGTATGGTAGAAGGGGCAGACGGATTTGTCGGGATCGGCGCCGATCTGGTAGGCTTCGATGAGAAGTATAGCAGTATCGTCGGCAGCCTGCTGGGCAACGTAGTTATCGCTGAGAATCTGGAGCAGGCCAATAAAATAGCTGCCAGATGCCAATACCGCTACCGGGTTGTTACCCTTGAAGGCGATGTCGTGAATGCCGGCGGTTCCATGACCGGGGGCAGTCAGCATAAGAAGAACAATAGCCTGCTGAGCCGTAAGCGCCAGATGGATCAGCTGTTCAGCGAGATAGAAGAAAGCGAACGGCAGATCAGCAAGCTGAAGCAGGGCATCAGCCGGTTGAAGGACGAGCAGGAGAATGCGTCCCTCAAGCTGGAGCAGCTGCGCCATGACGGGGATGAGAAACGTCTGGAGGAGCAGCGTGTTACCGGTGATCTGAAGCAGCTTGAGCAGGAGCTGCGCCATGTGCAGGAGCAGGTGGATGGCGCCGGTG contains these protein-coding regions:
- a CDS encoding nucleotidyltransferase, whose translation is MTTVGIIAEYNPLHNGHVHHFNEAKRLSGADTSIVVMSGPFTQRGEPAAVSKQARTEMALHMGADLVLELPVGYALQPAEWFAFGAVSLLEATGAIDSLCFGSEAGHLSELLGLAEFLADESSELQEELRRRLALGAGFPAAYSAAAAAVWSRTPGRHGSPAQAEALLRQPNNSLGLHYLIALRRLGSAIRPLTVPRTGAGFHDPLQGGSSIASATAIRRLLLEGGSPAAYMPEYSMSILEREHAAGRGPVSLEDFRSQLRHVLVTRTAEELRELQDMNEGLENRLLKVLPHLHQFTVSGLLDALKSKRYTHTRLQRLLVHTLLNHSRAELAPSLLAGGPGYIRVLGFRESGRKLLKKMKQTAAWPVVLSPSQFSHPGLDRDLRAAAAYAGAFTNPQRADLYADYLKPPVMM
- a CDS encoding acyl carrier protein; this translates as MSDVLERVKRIVIDRLGADEAEVTLEASFKDDLGADSLDVVELVMELEDEFDMEISDEDAEKITTVGEVVKYIQSHT
- the fabG gene encoding 3-oxoacyl-[acyl-carrier-protein] reductase yields the protein MFSALQGQTALVTGGSRGIGRSIALALAEQGVKVAVNYSGSEAAAQETVARIAELGSEGIALKGNVGISEQAENLVKEVINTWGRIDILVNNAGITRDNLIMRMKEEEFDQVIETNLKGVFNCLKAVTRPMMKQRYGRIINISSVVGVTGNPGQINYTAAKAGVIGMTKSAARELASRGITVNCIAPGFIDTDMTRELSDEVRSELVKGIPLAQLGRPEDIANTAVFLASQGAAYMTGQTLHVDGGMYM
- the fabF gene encoding beta-ketoacyl-ACP synthase II, producing MSHRVVVTGMGVITSLGKDLDTFWESLMNGKSGVSTVDAFDVSDYTTKIAASIKDFDAEERFGRKEARKMDRFVQFAVAAGEEALKDSGLKIGEDIDAERIGVSVGSGIGGLGTWEDNHNLLLEKGPKRVSPFFIPMMIANMGSGQLSINLGAKGPNTTTVTACATGSHSIGESFRLIQRGDADAMICGGSEATIRPTGMAGFCAMRAMSTRNDEPEKASRPFDIGRDGFVMGEGAGILILESLEHAEKRGAKIYAEVIGYGLSADAHHMTDPDPDGAARCMKMAIRDAGINPEDIDYINAHGTSTPAGDKSETTAVKKALGDHAYKVAISSTKSMTGHLLGAAGGVEAIICGLSLQKNMIAPTINLDNQDPECDLDYVPNVPREADLNVVMSNSFGFGGHNATVILKKYKQ
- a CDS encoding DUF177 domain-containing protein, with the translated sequence MKIHFRKLANADEPLHLHETLDISELVKGRKDILAVAPLTVNLKALPAGTDSVNVVGTLEGNVDMLCARCLSEVNSKLNIPFAETFKWLKQPLLPEDEDDEIIYVEDEIVDLVPYAEENFVLHLPDSVLCKADCLGLCQTCGQNLNEGTCSCDNTVVDPRLAALKGFFTKQDD
- the rpmF gene encoding 50S ribosomal protein L32, whose protein sequence is MAVPQRRTSKTRRDKRRTHFKLVVPGMVKCEQCGELKLAHHVCKVCGTYKAREIIKQ
- the plsX gene encoding phosphate acyltransferase PlsX, with amino-acid sequence MLIAIDAMGGDNAPECNVEGALSAAAEWSDTQLVLVGDEARLAPLLKNKPSNVTVRHAGEVIGSDDEPVKAVRRKKDSSMVVAGRMVREGEADAMISSGNTGALMTTGLLVVGRMDGIERPALAPMIPTLDDVGVLALDLGANMDAKPHHLAQYALMGSIYRSKVHGIARPRVGLLNVGTEPGKGNELTKEAYPLLEALPGIHFVGNVEARDVLTGACDVLVCDGFAGNILLKTLEGTAGAMFSLLKEQFSKSLKTKLGAAILMPELRSLKGKMDYKEHGGAPLLGLSGLVVKGHGSSDGNAVKNAVRQARIALQAGLVSSISKEISGK
- a CDS encoding beta-ketoacyl-ACP synthase III, encoding MNQLRSVGIIGTGKYVPEQILTNSDLEKIVETNDEWIVSRTGIRERHIAAPHEATSDLAYEAALKALESAGMKAEDLDLIIIATITPDTSFPSTACILQDKLGAKSAAAFDLSAACSGFVYSLATATSFIKTGMYNNALVIGADTLSRITDYTDRNTCVLFGDGAGAVILGEVPEGRGFQSFDLGAEGAGGSLLKLEAGGSRLPASNQTIEDKKHFIYMNGREVFKFAVRVMGTATERVLTKAGLSKENIDLFVPHQANIRIIQSAMQRLDLPEEKCVINVDRYANTSAASIPLALVEAAEEGRMKEGDTVLMVGFGGGLTWGASVLIW
- the fabD gene encoding ACP S-malonyltransferase, with protein sequence MGKIAFVFPGQGAQAVGMGKDVYDALPQSRAVFDKGDEVLGFSLSRLVFEGPDSELKQTVNTQPALVTASVAYLEALGVKGLKPDYVAGHSLGEYSALVAAGVLSYEDAVQLVRLRGRFMEEAVPGGQGAMAAVLGAEREALAGLCRSITAEGNIVELANVNCPGQIVVSGSQAGVSAVVERVKEAGGKRAIPLEVSGPFHSSMMKEAAERLAAELQRVTFTAPAVPVVVNVTAAPVTDPEEIRELLVRQVYSPVLWQDSVEWLIANGVDTFVEIGSGSVLAGLIRKIDKTVKVIGINSLESVQAEV
- the fapR gene encoding transcription factor FapR is translated as MSKKERQQKLLQIIDGNPFVTDRELTRQLKVSIQTIRLDRLELGIPELRERMKQMAEHSYDQVRSLPPDEVVGDIVDLQLDKSGISIFEIRDEHVFSRNGIARGHYVFGQANSLAVAVINDEIALTASADIRFVRMVRLGEKCIAKAQVRSLAGRGGKAEVDVFTYVGEELVFQGHFIVYRSAVEENSEGGNRNADRH